Genomic segment of Aliarcobacter trophiarum LMG 25534:
TTCAACTAGTTTTTTTGCAATTAATGGTCTAGCAATTGATGTTCCTAAAAGATACTCTCCTTCATAAATAGCATTTGCTCTAAACATTGGGAAAACATAATCTTTTACAAACTCTTCTTTAACATCTAAAATATAAACATTCTCAGGTTTAATCCCACATGCTATTGCTTTTTTTCTAGCAGGTTCTACCTCTTCTCCTTGTCCTAAATCAGCTGTAAAAGTGATAACTTCAGCATTATATTCATCTTGAAGCCATTTTAAAATAATAGATGTATCAAGCCCACCACTATATGCTAATACTACTTTTTTTATATCTTTTTTACTCATAACTTTTTCCTATTTTTAGTAATTTATGGTGTGGATAATACCAAAATTTTGTTATAAATCCATTTAAACAATATTTTGCTATTTATTAATTTTTAATCAACTCTTTTTTATTTGCTATATTTTGTAGATAATCACTTATTTGTATCAAACAAAAAGTTATTATAAATATCATAAGACCTGGAAAAAAACTTAAATGCCAAGCAATATCTATTACAGCTTTTCCATCACTTAACAGACTTCCCCAGCTCATTTGTGGTGGATTTACTCCAAGACCTAAAAAAGATAACCCAGATTCTGCTAAAATTGCACCAGCAACACCAAAAGAGAAAGAGATTAAGAAAATAGGGGCTAAAAGTGGAGCAAAATATTTTAAAATAATTTTTGTTTTGCTAACATTACTTAGTTTTAATATTTTTATAAATGGTCTATTTGCAAGAGCAAAACTTTCACTTCTTATCATCCTTGACATTCCCATCCAAGAAGTAATTGATATTACAATTATCAAAACAAAAGAGTTTGCTTCAATATACGAAACCAAAGCTAAAAGTAAGAAAAAAGTTGGAAAAGTCAAAAATAAATCAATTAAAATAGTGATAGTTTTATCAATATTTCCTTTGAAATAACCAGCAGTTATTCCAATAATTAAACCTAAAAAAGATGAAAAAGAGGATGCTAGAAAACCTATAATAAGAGAAGTTTGCCCACCTTGTAAAACTCTAGCAAAAATATCACGACCTAATCTATCTGTTCCCATAATATGCTCAAAAGATGGAGACAAAAGGATTTTTTGTGGATTTAATTCATATGGAGATACTGTATAAAAAATTGGAGCTATAAACATTGATAAAGCTACAAATAAAAGCAAAAATAAAGAAAATCTAAACATCAAATTGTATAACTAAAGTAAGATAGTGAACTTTTACCAAACTTTCTAGTTTTTTCTAAAGAGAATTTTCCTAAAACTTTTGGAACTTCTAATTTTGACTCATGTTCTACTATTATTTTAAAAATATTGTCAACTTCAATATTTTCAATCATTCTAAATGACTTTAGATAAATATCTTCCATACCATCTCTAAAATCAAAAGGAGGATCTACATATAAAATAATCTCCTCTTTAGAATTTTTTAGGAATTCTAAAATTACAGGTGTTTGAACAAAGGCATTTCCTTGAATAGTTTGACATTTCTCAATATTTATATTTTTACAGTTTTTTAGTAAAATTGAATAAGAGTTTTTATCAAGTTCTATAAAATATGCTCTTTTTGCACCTCTACTAATAGCTTCAAGACCAATAGAACCACTTCCTGCAAAAGCTTCAATAAATATTTTATCAATAATATCAAACTGCAAAACATTAAAAACAGACTCTTTTAAAACAGCCTTTGAACTTCTTGTAACATCTAAAGATGGTAAGTTTAAAACTTTACCCTTATATAAACCTGCTATTATTTTTGTTGTTGGTTTTACTCCGTTCATTTTTTACCTTTTTTATAGATTATCTAGCATAGCTTTCAGCACGTATCTCTCTTATCACGTTTATTTTTATCTCACCAGGATATTGAACTTTCTCTTCTATCTCTTTTGCTATTTGAGTAGCTAAAAGCACTGCTTCATCATCATTTACAAGTTTTGCATTTACAATTACTCGTACTTCTCTTCCAGCATTTATAGCATAAGCATTAGTTACTCCAATTTTACTTGTAGTTATATTTTCAATCTCTTCAACTCTTTTAAGAAAACTTTCAAGAACTTCCCTTCTTGCTCCTGGTCTTGCAGCACTTAATGCATCTGCAGCACAAACAGCAGCACTTTCAACATTTATTGGCTCTTCATGTCCATGATGAGCATAAATTGCATTTATTACAGTTTCACACTCTCCAAATCTTTGACAAATTTCTGCTCCTAAATCAACATGGCTTCCAGGAGCTTCATGTGTTAAAGCTTTTCCAATATCATGTAGTAAACCAGCTCTTCTAGCTAATATAGCATCTCCCCCCATTTGAGCAGCAATAAGTCCAGATAAATGAGAAACTTCTAAAGTGTGGGCTAATGCATTTTGACCATAAGAGGCTCTATATCTTAATCTTCCAACTAGCTTGATAAGTTCAATATGCATTGACTTGATTCCAAGCTCCATAATAACATCTTCACCTTCTTTTTGTATATTTTTATCAAATTCAGCTTTTACTTTGTTGTAAATCTCTTCAATTCTAGCTGGTTGAATTCTGCCATCTTCTAGTAGTTCTTGGATAGTTCTTGTAGCAACTGCTCTTCTATATAGATTAAAAGATGAAACAGTTATAGTATTTGGAGTGTCATCTATTATTATATCAACTCCTAGAAGCATCTCAAGAGCCTTTATATTTCTTCCCTCTTTTCCAATAATTTTCCCTTTAGTCTCTTCATCATTTAAAGGAATATTATTTATAAGTCTTTCTGCTGCAAACTCTCCTGCATACCTTGTAACTGCTTGAGATAAGATATTATTTACCTCTTGTTTTGAGTTTTGCTCTGCTAATTTATATTTTTTTCTAAAGATTGAAGCAATTTCTGCTCTTGAATCCTCTTTTACCTTTTCAAGCATAAGCTCTTTTGCTTCACTTTTCGTAAGTCCACTAGCATTTTCCAATATTTTGATTGCTTCAAGAGTTTTTTGTTCATAAGTTCTTTTTTGCTCTTCAATACCATCTTTTAAGATTGCAATTTTTCTATTGTTTTCACTAATCTCCTCTTTTTGAGTTTTTATAAGTTTTAATTCACTTTCAAGATGCTCATTTAGCTCTTTTTCTTTCTTTTCAATCTTAAAAAGCATATTTTCATACTCTTTTCTAGCACTTTTGAACTCTCTGTCACACTCAAATTTTGCTTTTAGTTGAGCATCTTTTAGTGCAACTTCTGCTTCGTGTTCTATAACTCTTGCTTTTGCTTTTGCTTGTTCTATGAAAACTTCAAACTTAGCTTTATTTATCTTCTTTGAAATAAAAACTGTAACAAGGGAACTAAAAGCTCCAAATGCAACAGATATTAATAAAATCTCCATTTTAACCTATCCCGTAATTATATAATCTGCTTCAATATCGTAATTATCACTTAAAATTTCTTTACTTTTACAAAGTTCAAGTTGTATAAAAACTATTTTTGGTCTGTATTTCAATCTATGAAAGAATCTATCATACATCCCTTTACCAAACCCGATTCTTTTGTTTAAAACATCAATTCCAACA
This window contains:
- a CDS encoding ABC transporter permease, coding for MFRFSLFLLLFVALSMFIAPIFYTVSPYELNPQKILLSPSFEHIMGTDRLGRDIFARVLQGGQTSLIIGFLASSFSSFLGLIIGITAGYFKGNIDKTITILIDLFLTFPTFFLLLALVSYIEANSFVLIIVISITSWMGMSRMIRSESFALANRPFIKILKLSNVSKTKIILKYFAPLLAPIFLISFSFGVAGAILAESGLSFLGLGVNPPQMSWGSLLSDGKAVIDIAWHLSFFPGLMIFIITFCLIQISDYLQNIANKKELIKN
- the rny gene encoding ribonuclease Y, coding for MEILLISVAFGAFSSLVTVFISKKINKAKFEVFIEQAKAKARVIEHEAEVALKDAQLKAKFECDREFKSARKEYENMLFKIEKKEKELNEHLESELKLIKTQKEEISENNRKIAILKDGIEEQKRTYEQKTLEAIKILENASGLTKSEAKELMLEKVKEDSRAEIASIFRKKYKLAEQNSKQEVNNILSQAVTRYAGEFAAERLINNIPLNDEETKGKIIGKEGRNIKALEMLLGVDIIIDDTPNTITVSSFNLYRRAVATRTIQELLEDGRIQPARIEEIYNKVKAEFDKNIQKEGEDVIMELGIKSMHIELIKLVGRLRYRASYGQNALAHTLEVSHLSGLIAAQMGGDAILARRAGLLHDIGKALTHEAPGSHVDLGAEICQRFGECETVINAIYAHHGHEEPINVESAAVCAADALSAARPGARREVLESFLKRVEEIENITTSKIGVTNAYAINAGREVRVIVNAKLVNDDEAVLLATQIAKEIEEKVQYPGEIKINVIREIRAESYAR
- the rsmD gene encoding 16S rRNA (guanine(966)-N(2))-methyltransferase RsmD, whose product is MNGVKPTTKIIAGLYKGKVLNLPSLDVTRSSKAVLKESVFNVLQFDIIDKIFIEAFAGSGSIGLEAISRGAKRAYFIELDKNSYSILLKNCKNINIEKCQTIQGNAFVQTPVILEFLKNSKEEIILYVDPPFDFRDGMEDIYLKSFRMIENIEVDNIFKIIVEHESKLEVPKVLGKFSLEKTRKFGKSSLSYFSYTI